One Candidatus Binataceae bacterium DNA window includes the following coding sequences:
- a CDS encoding helix-turn-helix domain-containing protein, giving the protein MNCGYCKAEMKKRRATRDDPYRYRQSGLRELFLHGIYVYVCPNGHEEAPIIPRVTQLYTSLADEITKRPGLLRGDEIRFLRKQAGLAAQDFAQLIGVTPEHLSRVENGHKEFRQKH; this is encoded by the coding sequence ATGAATTGCGGTTACTGCAAGGCTGAAATGAAGAAGCGGCGCGCGACGCGCGACGATCCATATCGCTACCGACAAAGCGGGCTGCGCGAGTTGTTCCTGCACGGGATCTATGTGTACGTCTGCCCGAACGGACATGAAGAGGCTCCAATTATTCCGCGAGTCACCCAACTGTACACATCGTTGGCCGACGAAATAACGAAGCGACCCGGCTTGCTTCGTGGTGATGAGATCAGATTCTTGCGAAAGCAAGCCGGATTGGCGGCTCAGGATTTTGCGCAGCTTATCGGCGTGACACCGGAACACCTCTCGCGCGTGGAGAATGGGCACAAAGAGTTTCGGCAAAAGCACTGA